The Argiope bruennichi chromosome 9, qqArgBrue1.1, whole genome shotgun sequence genome contains a region encoding:
- the LOC129984654 gene encoding ribonuclease P protein subunit p40-like, with translation MFGFKNVRKGVKVREFTFDALKEDENVLNNFPIYCLHIFIPGPRVVDETCTEKIISPNNVYFIIKQVTVSSLIKAPFLEQFVKCGSLQAFSYKSKIRQENFIALLPTGKLILYLKQNFAQNLLIKREPYREVKKSSKRQRLDFQTFVIDTKLPSFVPGKKPYNSIWCELNKLNDFKFDLLLKWNPEGNICPQSVRVYFENEGYKCITCESQHICNVKPSACMPDIDISKFDSSHVDALMEWIGMQICGISLEPENSDTFLFHDSQQKEHLYSVGKKPLKINMYEGFFDIFQVRYLLEETKKLFEDHSDIPFIVVSITGYFESFTFRKELKFSEEDKMTTLLITPDLKCWVIDL, from the exons atgtttggttttaaaaatgtGAGAAAAGGTGTGAAAGTTAGAGAATTCACCTTTGATGCTTTAAAAGAAGATGAGAATGTGCTGAATAATTTTCCAATATATTGT cttcatatttttattcctgGACCTAGAGTTGTGGATGAAACttgtacagaaaaaataatttcccctAATAATGTATATTTCATCATTAAGCAAGTCACTGTGTCTTCACTTATTAAAGCACCATTCTTGGAGCAGTTTGTTAAATGTG gttcATTGCAagcattttcttataaatcaaaaattagacAAGAAAATTTTATAGCATTGTTACCAACAG gaaagcttattctttatttgaaacaaaattttgctcaGAATCTACTAATAAAAAGAGAGCCTTATCGTGAAGTAAAGAAGTCTAGTAAAAGACAAAGGCTTGACTTTCAGA cttttgtGATTGATACAAAGTTACCAAGTTTTGTTCCGGGGAAAAAACCATATAATTCAATATGGTGTGAACTGAACAAGttgaatgatttcaaatttgatttattgctCAAGTGGAATCCAGAAG gaaatatttgcCCACAGTCTGTtagagtttattttgaaaatgaaggatACAAATGTATAACATGTGAATCACAGCATATTTGTAATGTTAAACCATCTGCATGTATGCCAGATATAGACATTAGTAAGTTTGATTCTTCTCATGTTGATGCCTTAATGGAATGGATTGGAATGCAAATTTGTGGCATCTCTTT GGAACCAGAAAATTCTgacacgtttttatttcacgaCTCTCAGCAAAAAGAACATTTATACAGTGTTGGCAAGAAAccattgaaaattaatatgtatgaggggttttttgatattttccaaGTGCGTTATCTTCTGGAGGAAACaaa gAAACTATTTGAAGATCATTCAGACATACCTTTTATTGTTGTATCTATAACCGGTTACTTCGAATCTTTTACTTTTCGTAAGGAATTGAAGTTCAGTGAAGAAGATAAAATGACTACTCTGCTGATTACTCCAGATTTAAAATGCTGGGTCATTGATCTCTAA